Proteins encoded within one genomic window of Salipaludibacillus agaradhaerens:
- a CDS encoding beta-galactosidase, which translates to MDKMYIGVDYYPEQWPKERWKMDLELMQQLGINVIRIGEFAWGLIEPEEGIFDFSLFDEALDLMYEYGFDVVLGTPTATPPAWLIEKYPDVLPVDKYGRKIGFGARRHYTVNSEVYQCLSKKIVQKMGEHYGHHPAVIGWQTDNEYGHEQSDRSYGEYDKQAFHAWLQKKYGTLDELNKRWGTIFWSQTYTKWCQIPVPTVVYQEHNPSLLLDFDRFCADAYTRYNKLQVDTLRESISDRQFITHNFVYTGLAIDQLDMAKDLDFISFDNYPVWGGLAEPITPAAIARQHDLCRGTKDGKNYWVMEELSGAQGWSQIGYLPRPGHLKLWTYQAISRGAEAIVYFRWRAARYGTEQFCHGILDHDGKPGRKYVEVKDVIASLAPFADKWITSKVQADVAFYHDPENDWAWQIQPQSDQFNYINECLRFYAPAHDLNVQTDMIRGHEDFSTYKVIIVPIYFLTKKHVNDRLKDYVKRGGTVIFTYRAGVKNEDNVVTDLTLPGDIADMAGISIRDYESLREQKSSSIRGISAPLLTHRSPVHVWCDYIEADSAEVLAVYEDEWFSDKAAITKNSYGNGDVYYIGCGVEHDFLKRLYIDIFNNTGIAVHETPSNIEVIRRETSSHSYLTVLNHDVNQGYDVELPDQGQPWKDIETGKIYDRNVHVPRLGCLVCVRDK; encoded by the coding sequence ATGGATAAGATGTATATCGGTGTAGATTATTATCCAGAACAATGGCCAAAAGAGAGATGGAAAATGGACCTCGAATTAATGCAACAGCTCGGAATAAATGTGATTAGGATTGGCGAATTCGCTTGGGGACTTATAGAGCCAGAAGAAGGCATTTTTGACTTTTCATTATTCGATGAAGCTTTAGACTTGATGTATGAATACGGATTTGATGTCGTGCTCGGCACACCAACTGCTACACCGCCTGCATGGTTAATTGAAAAGTATCCGGATGTCCTGCCAGTCGATAAATATGGACGTAAAATAGGGTTTGGTGCAAGAAGACATTACACGGTTAACAGTGAGGTCTATCAATGTCTATCCAAAAAGATAGTACAAAAAATGGGCGAGCATTATGGGCATCATCCAGCTGTCATTGGTTGGCAAACTGATAATGAATATGGGCATGAGCAATCAGATCGCAGCTACGGAGAATATGACAAGCAAGCCTTCCATGCTTGGCTTCAAAAGAAGTATGGAACCTTAGATGAATTAAATAAGCGGTGGGGGACGATTTTTTGGAGTCAGACATACACAAAGTGGTGTCAAATCCCAGTCCCAACTGTCGTCTATCAAGAACATAATCCTAGCCTGTTACTAGATTTCGATCGCTTTTGTGCGGACGCATACACACGTTACAATAAGTTGCAAGTTGACACGTTAAGAGAGTCTATTTCAGACAGGCAATTTATTACCCATAATTTTGTGTATACAGGGTTAGCCATTGATCAGTTGGACATGGCAAAAGACCTTGATTTTATATCGTTTGATAATTATCCCGTATGGGGGGGATTAGCAGAACCCATTACGCCAGCAGCCATTGCTCGACAGCACGACCTGTGTCGAGGGACCAAAGATGGAAAGAATTATTGGGTCATGGAGGAATTATCCGGGGCACAAGGGTGGAGTCAGATTGGTTATTTACCTAGACCGGGTCACTTAAAACTTTGGACATACCAAGCGATCTCTCGTGGCGCTGAGGCCATCGTCTATTTTCGCTGGCGTGCGGCACGTTATGGTACTGAACAATTTTGTCATGGTATTTTAGACCATGACGGAAAACCTGGAAGGAAATATGTGGAAGTGAAAGACGTGATTGCGTCTTTAGCCCCTTTCGCCGATAAATGGATAACCTCAAAGGTTCAAGCTGACGTGGCATTTTATCATGACCCAGAGAATGATTGGGCTTGGCAGATTCAACCGCAATCTGATCAATTTAATTATATAAATGAATGCCTTAGATTTTACGCACCTGCCCATGATCTGAATGTCCAGACAGATATGATTCGCGGTCATGAAGATTTCTCAACCTATAAAGTGATCATTGTTCCTATATACTTTTTGACAAAAAAGCATGTCAATGACCGGTTAAAAGATTATGTGAAACGTGGTGGCACTGTCATTTTCACTTATCGTGCAGGGGTAAAGAACGAAGATAATGTGGTCACTGATCTCACATTACCAGGAGACATTGCAGACATGGCAGGGATTTCGATCCGGGATTATGAGTCACTTAGAGAACAGAAAAGCTCATCAATTAGAGGGATTTCAGCTCCTCTTTTAACTCATAGGTCACCTGTCCATGTTTGGTGTGATTATATTGAAGCGGATTCAGCGGAAGTACTTGCCGTATATGAAGATGAGTGGTTTAGCGATAAAGCTGCGATAACGAAGAATAGCTATGGTAACGGAGATGTTTATTATATTGGTTGTGGTGTGGAGCACGATTTCTTAAAGCGCTTATATATTGATATTTTCAACAATACAGGGATAGCTGTCCACGAAACACCTTCTAATATAGAAGTGATAAGACGCGAGACGTCCTCTCACAGTTATTTAACAGTGCTTAATCATGACGTAAATCAAGGCTATGACGTTGAACTTCCTGACCAAGGACAGCCTTGGAAAGACATTGAAACTGGGAAAATATATGATAGGAACGTGCATGTGCCACGTCTAGGATGCTTAGTATGTGTGAGAGATAAATAG
- a CDS encoding alpha-galactosidase, whose amino-acid sequence MSVEVMCNEQRFVLETANTAYVLDIHEGGHLQHIYWGKKLAHNCDYKAMRPFVIAHSSFEATRGVMGYEFVPWGEMVYSEPTFKASNSTGERGFDWIYEDYKLETVNDQLTELSLCLTDKLGRYRIQLIYGVYKEYDMISRRLAVINESEELLTLEAARSLQVAFKPGQVSRFTHLAGKWVGEFQVIQETLSEGRKTIDSRRGNTSHQANPWFAVDADATEETGDVWFGHLAYSGNWDIHVEKDAFGLVQLCGGMTDFDFSKVLKANESFETPPFFIGYSENGFSGMSHLTHRFQRDVILPKDHRDHLRKVLYNSWEATYFDVSVDEQKRLAEKAATIGCELFVIDDGWFGERHSDQAGLGDWYVNQDKFPNGLSELISHVKSLNMAFGIWVEPEMVNKDSQLYDQHPDWVYQFSNKNHTEARHQLVLNLGKKEVRAYIKNWLGELLAKHDIHFIKWDMNRAFSEPGIVEKSHGAMNHTKMSHDQQQLWMEHVKGLYEVIDHIKNKHPHVVIETCSGGGGRVDLGILQRTDQFWTSDNTDAVDRLSIQYGASFAYNAKAMMCWITDSPNWLNQREVPLTYRCHVAMLGALGVGGNLDHWDDIELAETAKWIAYYKEIRRTVQEGNQYRLASPTISSRTDYTAIQYVSEDKKHSVVFLFEDGLKYGEQLTLITFKGLDPEAYYKDQSGFKATGSFFMNAGIQWQLSKQYTSEIYELHKCEE is encoded by the coding sequence ATGAGTGTAGAGGTAATGTGTAATGAGCAGCGATTCGTCTTAGAAACGGCAAATACAGCCTATGTTTTAGATATACATGAAGGGGGTCATCTACAACATATCTATTGGGGAAAGAAATTGGCTCATAATTGTGATTATAAGGCGATGCGTCCTTTTGTGATAGCGCATTCCTCATTTGAAGCAACAAGAGGTGTGATGGGATATGAGTTTGTCCCGTGGGGTGAAATGGTTTATTCTGAACCGACATTTAAAGCGTCAAATTCAACAGGTGAAAGAGGATTCGATTGGATATACGAAGACTATAAGCTTGAAACAGTTAATGACCAACTCACCGAGTTATCTCTTTGTTTAACCGATAAATTAGGACGATATCGTATTCAGCTCATATACGGCGTGTATAAAGAATACGATATGATTAGTCGTCGTTTAGCGGTCATAAATGAGAGTGAAGAGCTATTAACTCTTGAAGCCGCTCGCTCTTTACAGGTGGCATTTAAACCTGGTCAAGTTAGTCGGTTCACTCATTTAGCAGGTAAGTGGGTTGGCGAATTTCAAGTAATCCAAGAAACGCTTAGTGAAGGAAGAAAGACAATTGATAGCAGGCGGGGTAATACATCCCATCAAGCTAACCCGTGGTTTGCAGTGGATGCGGATGCAACAGAAGAGACTGGTGATGTGTGGTTTGGGCATTTAGCTTATTCAGGAAACTGGGACATTCATGTGGAGAAAGATGCTTTCGGTTTAGTGCAGCTTTGTGGTGGTATGACAGACTTTGATTTTTCAAAAGTGTTAAAGGCTAATGAGTCTTTTGAAACACCTCCGTTTTTTATAGGTTATAGTGAAAATGGTTTTTCAGGTATGAGTCATCTGACGCACCGCTTTCAACGTGATGTCATCTTACCAAAAGATCATCGAGATCATTTGAGAAAAGTTCTCTATAATTCCTGGGAAGCGACTTATTTTGATGTGTCGGTGGACGAGCAAAAACGACTTGCAGAAAAAGCAGCAACTATCGGATGTGAGCTATTTGTCATTGATGATGGCTGGTTTGGTGAAAGGCATTCTGATCAAGCTGGTCTAGGTGATTGGTATGTCAATCAAGACAAATTCCCAAACGGGTTATCAGAGTTAATCTCACACGTTAAGTCTTTAAACATGGCGTTTGGTATATGGGTGGAGCCTGAAATGGTGAATAAAGATAGTCAGTTGTATGACCAACATCCTGATTGGGTCTATCAATTTTCAAACAAAAATCATACAGAGGCTCGTCACCAACTTGTCCTTAACCTTGGGAAAAAGGAGGTAAGAGCCTATATTAAGAATTGGCTTGGAGAGCTGCTTGCTAAGCATGATATTCATTTTATTAAATGGGATATGAATCGTGCCTTTTCAGAACCGGGTATAGTAGAAAAATCTCATGGTGCGATGAACCATACGAAAATGTCACACGACCAGCAACAGCTCTGGATGGAACATGTGAAAGGTTTGTATGAGGTTATTGATCATATCAAAAATAAGCATCCTCACGTTGTGATTGAAACATGCTCCGGAGGAGGTGGGAGAGTAGATCTCGGCATTCTTCAGAGAACTGACCAGTTTTGGACGAGTGATAATACAGATGCTGTTGATCGGCTTTCGATTCAATACGGGGCGTCATTTGCCTATAATGCGAAGGCGATGATGTGTTGGATAACGGATTCACCCAATTGGTTGAATCAGCGGGAAGTTCCTTTAACCTACAGATGTCATGTAGCGATGTTAGGGGCATTAGGAGTTGGAGGAAATCTTGACCACTGGGATGACATAGAATTGGCTGAAACTGCAAAATGGATCGCTTATTATAAAGAAATAAGAAGGACTGTCCAAGAAGGTAATCAATATCGGTTAGCTTCTCCGACAATCAGCTCCCGAACTGATTATACAGCAATACAATATGTCTCAGAAGATAAAAAACATAGCGTCGTCTTTCTATTTGAGGATGGCCTTAAATATGGAGAGCAGTTAACGTTAATAACGTTTAAAGGTCTTGACCCAGAAGCCTATTACAAAGACCAATCAGGCTTTAAAGCAACTGGCTCATTTTTTATGAATGCTGGCATTCAGTGGCAACTTTCAAAACAATACACCAGTGAGATTTATGAGCTACACAAATGTGAGGAATGA
- a CDS encoding FAD-dependent oxidoreductase yields the protein MYDVIVVGAGPAGASAALFTAKAGKRTLLIDSDKSITKKAWIENHYGVKEVTGPDLIETGIEQTKKFGAIVEKSAVTAVISNEKTVNVTTESSTYEARHVILATGILADIAEKSGIETVEGTEPRIKTVIKVDRDGKTNKPGVWAAGTCAGLSVHTIITAGHGAEVAINVISELNGERYVDHDILK from the coding sequence ATGTATGATGTTATAGTTGTGGGAGCAGGACCAGCAGGCGCAAGCGCAGCTCTTTTTACCGCTAAAGCAGGCAAGAGAACTCTTTTGATCGACAGTGATAAAAGCATAACTAAGAAAGCGTGGATAGAAAACCACTATGGAGTAAAAGAAGTCACAGGGCCAGACTTAATAGAAACAGGAATTGAACAAACGAAAAAATTCGGTGCCATAGTAGAAAAAAGCGCAGTAACAGCTGTTATAAGTAACGAGAAAACTGTAAATGTCACAACTGAAAGTAGTACTTATGAAGCGCGTCATGTCATCTTAGCAACGGGTATCCTAGCTGATATAGCAGAAAAGTCTGGGATAGAAACAGTGGAAGGAACAGAACCACGAATTAAGACGGTCATTAAGGTAGATCGTGACGGTAAAACAAATAAACCAGGAGTATGGGCAGCTGGCACGTGTGCAGGCCTCAGTGTTCACACGATCATTACTGCAGGCCATGGCGCTGAGGTAGCGATTAATGTCATTAGTGAATTAAATGGCGAACGTTATGTGGATCATGATATTTTAAAATAA
- a CDS encoding PspA/IM30 family protein, which yields MLWINRLKRLFREGEEHPQAEDPLHMVDDLLDELNSELEDMKISLNKQVAAEKRLKRRLDEAKVDSWQREKDARHFLAEGDDDSARLALIKKEQLDKHVQEIASLYAGAQTHKQDIMQHINEQMAKYEHLQQKKNDLQMKRNFPSPSAVNDIEEAMIVDEASGNTDLGQQGSDDENQRVEKTLEELKRSIKNRN from the coding sequence ATGCTGTGGATTAATAGGCTGAAGCGTCTGTTTCGAGAGGGTGAAGAGCATCCACAAGCTGAAGATCCGCTTCACATGGTGGATGACCTCTTAGATGAATTAAATAGTGAGCTTGAGGATATGAAAATATCATTAAATAAACAAGTAGCTGCTGAAAAACGTCTTAAACGGCGACTAGATGAGGCTAAAGTGGACTCATGGCAACGAGAAAAGGATGCCCGTCATTTTTTAGCAGAAGGTGATGACGATTCAGCTAGACTGGCGCTTATTAAAAAGGAGCAGTTAGATAAGCATGTTCAGGAAATTGCCAGCTTATATGCAGGGGCTCAGACACATAAGCAGGACATCATGCAGCATATTAATGAACAAATGGCGAAATACGAACATCTACAGCAAAAAAAGAATGATTTACAAATGAAACGAAACTTTCCTTCCCCTTCCGCCGTAAATGACATTGAAGAAGCAATGATAGTTGATGAGGCGAGTGGGAATACCGATTTAGGTCAGCAGGGATCAGATGATGAGAATCAGCGTGTTGAAAAGACATTGGAAGAATTAAAACGATCTATTAAGAACAGAAATTAG
- a CDS encoding SPFH domain-containing protein: MEGMFLVAVVVGLVFLVLLGVYFTRYQTSGPNEALIVTGSYLGKGKNVSEDAEGKKMKIIRGGGAFVVPVFQQYAKFSLANYSLDVRTSGAYTEQGVPVSVDGVAIIKVGSTMEEIATAAEQYLGKKTDEFEEEVQDVLRGHLRSILGSMSVEDINNNRERFNQEVQAVASRDFNKMGLEIKSFTLQEVTDAQGYLDALGKPRIAEIKRNAAVAEAERKKEARIENARAEQEAKAQELIRDTEIANSEKEKQLKIAQYTREQDQARAEADQAYDLQTAKSKQQVTQEQMQIQIIERDKQIELEEREIIRREKQYDAEVRKKADADRYEQEQRAEAAKVQQMRAAEASQYQIEAEAKANADAERYRGEAEATVTFKKGEAEASVIFKKGEAEAEAKKKLAEAYRYYGEAAKLSMILEMLPAYAKEISAPLSAIDKVTVVDTGGSGKNGGPSGAGKMSSYVTDLMATLPENLKAASGIDVNELLENFTGKGNVDSTDHQVPAEAPEKTEKQVENNEN; encoded by the coding sequence ATGGAAGGGATGTTTTTAGTAGCCGTTGTAGTTGGTCTAGTATTTCTCGTTCTTTTGGGTGTTTACTTTACACGTTATCAAACATCTGGTCCGAACGAAGCACTTATTGTAACAGGTAGTTACTTAGGAAAAGGCAAAAATGTTTCGGAAGATGCAGAAGGTAAAAAAATGAAAATCATTCGTGGTGGCGGGGCGTTTGTTGTTCCAGTCTTCCAGCAATACGCTAAATTTAGTTTAGCTAACTATAGTTTGGATGTACGAACGAGTGGCGCTTATACTGAACAAGGGGTTCCAGTTTCCGTAGACGGTGTTGCGATTATAAAAGTAGGCTCAACGATGGAGGAAATCGCCACAGCTGCTGAACAATACTTAGGTAAAAAAACAGATGAATTTGAAGAAGAAGTCCAAGATGTCTTAAGAGGTCATTTACGATCCATTCTTGGCTCTATGAGTGTGGAAGACATTAATAACAATAGAGAAAGATTTAACCAAGAAGTGCAAGCTGTTGCTTCGCGAGATTTTAATAAAATGGGGCTTGAAATTAAGTCGTTTACACTACAAGAAGTAACCGATGCTCAAGGGTATCTTGATGCACTTGGTAAACCGAGAATTGCAGAAATTAAACGGAATGCAGCAGTGGCGGAAGCTGAGCGGAAGAAAGAAGCAAGAATTGAAAATGCCCGTGCAGAGCAAGAAGCTAAAGCCCAAGAGCTTATCAGAGACACAGAAATTGCCAACTCTGAAAAGGAAAAGCAATTAAAGATTGCTCAATATACACGTGAGCAAGATCAAGCTCGAGCCGAAGCTGATCAGGCTTATGATTTACAAACGGCCAAATCAAAGCAACAAGTAACACAAGAGCAAATGCAAATTCAAATTATTGAACGAGATAAACAGATTGAACTTGAAGAACGTGAAATTATTCGTCGTGAAAAACAATATGATGCAGAAGTTCGTAAAAAAGCAGATGCTGACCGTTATGAGCAAGAGCAAAGAGCTGAAGCGGCAAAAGTACAGCAGATGAGAGCTGCAGAAGCGAGCCAATATCAAATTGAAGCCGAAGCGAAAGCCAATGCTGATGCAGAAAGATATCGCGGTGAAGCAGAAGCCACGGTTACCTTTAAAAAAGGTGAAGCAGAAGCGAGCGTTATCTTTAAAAAGGGTGAAGCGGAAGCCGAAGCAAAGAAAAAACTGGCCGAAGCTTACAGGTACTATGGTGAAGCGGCTAAACTCAGCATGATTCTGGAGATGCTTCCAGCCTATGCAAAAGAGATTTCTGCCCCACTTAGTGCGATTGATAAAGTCACTGTTGTGGATACAGGCGGCAGCGGCAAGAATGGTGGTCCAAGTGGTGCTGGTAAAATGTCGTCCTATGTGACGGATTTAATGGCTACGCTACCGGAAAACTTGAAGGCGGCATCGGGCATAGATGTCAATGAACTTCTAGAAAACTTTACTGGAAAAGGTAATGTAGATTCAACAGATCACCAAGTACCAGCTGAAGCCCCTGAGAAAACGGAGAAACAAGTAGAAAATAATGAAAATTAA
- a CDS encoding AEC family transporter, with amino-acid sequence MSIFISVVLPVLLVFLVGYIVQKWRKFDIKPVSTVAIYILTPALVFRTFYEADMNMQYIYMVVFALILLFTLIIINKIYCWRMKYSSSTSDGLILSTAFMNSGNYGAPIILFAYGQEGFAFAVSFMVLQAVIMNFFGVYYAARGVSGVKTALKVLLAMPVTYAVLGALLLKILGLTVPMTLMQPVDLISQAAIPTVMLILGMQLAKIEWTTFDWGKVSYGSVVRLIISPLIAWGITLFLPLDPLLANVLIISAAMPSAATIVMYAVEFDAEPKLVSSITLITTLLSIGTLTLILSLLG; translated from the coding sequence ATGTCGATTTTTATTTCAGTTGTGCTGCCCGTATTACTCGTGTTTTTAGTAGGCTATATCGTCCAAAAATGGCGCAAATTTGATATAAAGCCTGTTTCCACAGTGGCCATCTATATATTAACGCCTGCTCTAGTATTTAGAACGTTTTATGAAGCTGACATGAATATGCAATATATTTATATGGTCGTTTTTGCGTTAATTTTGTTGTTCACTTTAATTATAATCAATAAAATTTACTGTTGGCGTATGAAATACTCCTCAAGTACAAGTGATGGACTAATCTTATCTACAGCTTTTATGAATTCGGGAAATTATGGTGCCCCAATTATATTATTTGCATATGGTCAGGAAGGATTTGCTTTTGCAGTGTCCTTCATGGTTCTTCAGGCTGTCATTATGAACTTTTTCGGTGTTTATTATGCAGCTAGAGGGGTGTCAGGTGTTAAAACAGCGTTAAAGGTTCTCCTTGCCATGCCAGTCACTTACGCGGTACTTGGAGCTTTATTGTTGAAAATCCTCGGACTCACTGTCCCGATGACGCTTATGCAACCGGTCGATCTTATCTCACAAGCAGCTATCCCGACAGTCATGTTAATTTTAGGCATGCAGCTTGCAAAAATAGAGTGGACGACATTTGACTGGGGTAAAGTCTCTTATGGCAGTGTAGTAAGGCTCATTATTTCCCCCTTGATCGCCTGGGGAATAACTTTATTCTTACCATTAGATCCACTACTTGCAAATGTTTTAATCATTTCTGCTGCAATGCCCTCAGCGGCAACCATCGTCATGTATGCAGTGGAGTTTGATGCTGAACCGAAGTTAGTTTCTAGTATCACACTAATAACCACATTACTAAGTATAGGGACATTGACACTTATTCTGTCGCTACTAGGATAG
- a CDS encoding ComEA family DNA-binding protein: MVKKILAVVMTLVIVKKFILPFMTVKRQQVSQNGEGETNGTTTSIKVAHDRELNAEGEEADGRILNINEASEEELLHIPGIGSDLSKKIVHVRANIGDYNRIEDLLQVTGIGDKKLATIKPYITVT; this comes from the coding sequence ATGGTAAAGAAAATTTTGGCAGTGGTAATGACTCTAGTTATCGTCAAAAAATTTATTCTACCTTTTATGACTGTTAAACGACAGCAGGTCTCACAGAATGGAGAAGGGGAAACTAACGGAACAACCACTTCTATAAAAGTGGCTCATGATAGGGAGCTGAATGCTGAAGGTGAAGAGGCGGATGGAAGGATATTAAATATTAATGAGGCGTCAGAGGAAGAACTCCTACACATTCCTGGTATCGGAAGTGATTTGTCAAAGAAAATTGTGCATGTTCGTGCAAATATTGGGGATTATAACCGAATAGAAGATTTACTCCAAGTGACGGGTATCGGTGACAAAAAACTAGCGACTATTAAGCCATATATAACCGTTACATAG
- a CDS encoding helix-turn-helix domain-containing protein, whose protein sequence is MMTMSSFGKQLKRLRLQHELKQEDLAAKLNISKSAVSMYERDEREPSFQLVKELARFFDVSTDDLLGHHDSKQEHENPVLSLEQLSDDEVEYLKESLEIYRKMKRNDWKRHTNK, encoded by the coding sequence GTGATGACGATGAGTTCATTTGGTAAACAATTGAAAAGGCTTAGACTACAGCATGAGTTAAAGCAGGAAGACTTAGCAGCTAAACTGAATATTAGTAAAAGTGCTGTCAGCATGTATGAACGCGATGAGCGTGAACCTTCTTTTCAACTTGTGAAGGAATTAGCTCGATTTTTTGATGTGTCCACTGATGATCTACTGGGCCATCATGACTCAAAGCAAGAACATGAAAACCCGGTCTTGTCATTAGAACAATTAAGTGATGATGAAGTTGAGTATTTGAAAGAGTCTTTAGAAATTTATCGTAAAATGAAACGCAATGACTGGAAACGACATACAAATAAATAA
- a CDS encoding YigZ family protein, with translation MLSTYFTVKNFVEHEIIIQKSRFIAHVLRVTSEEEAQAFIASVKKDHWNATHNCSCYMIGEHDLIQKANDDGEPSGTAGVPMLDVLKKQRLKDTAVVVTRYFGGIKLGAGGLIRAYSQATSEGIRAAGIVKRNLMTIYKVTVDYTLLGKVENETRASSYILRDSEYMEQVTLWIYVNAKEEADFEAWMTDLTHGKAHIKREGCDYIEEDV, from the coding sequence ATGCTTTCGACTTATTTTACTGTTAAAAATTTTGTAGAACATGAAATTATCATCCAAAAGTCACGGTTTATTGCTCACGTACTTCGTGTTACTTCTGAAGAAGAAGCGCAAGCATTTATTGCCTCTGTAAAAAAAGACCATTGGAATGCCACTCATAATTGCTCTTGTTATATGATCGGAGAGCATGACCTTATTCAGAAAGCCAATGATGACGGTGAGCCCTCTGGCACAGCTGGTGTACCAATGCTAGACGTTTTAAAGAAACAACGTTTAAAAGATACGGCAGTGGTTGTAACACGCTATTTCGGGGGGATAAAACTGGGTGCCGGAGGACTCATTCGGGCTTATAGTCAGGCAACAAGTGAGGGGATACGAGCAGCTGGGATTGTTAAAAGAAATCTTATGACGATTTATAAAGTGACCGTTGATTATACACTACTCGGAAAGGTGGAAAATGAAACAAGAGCTTCTTCTTACATACTTCGTGATAGTGAGTATATGGAGCAAGTCACTCTTTGGATTTACGTAAATGCAAAAGAAGAAGCTGATTTTGAAGCGTGGATGACTGATTTAACACACGGTAAAGCACATATTAAACGCGAGGGCTGTGACTACATAGAAGAAGACGTATGA
- a CDS encoding sensor histidine kinase gives MSSVRSIEVILEKMMDMVGSSKVEIFEIGEESRHEYQTLKKELSQIQEKVVQLIEQSEKTELHSRFARNRLAEVSKHFASYSDEEVREAYEQANDYQVKLALLHQEEKQLRDRRDHIERRLMKLGETMERADHLINQINVVINYLTGDLQQVSDIIADAEEMQQFGLKIIQAQEEERKKISREIHDGPAQTMANVMLRSELVEKVLDQDGVEKARVEIHDLRRMVKNSLSEVRRIIYDLRPMTLDDLGLVPTLTKYLRNAEEHTGVSITFQRLGKDQRLPSEMEVAIFRFIQEAVQNACKHAEATEIVVKMEMKKDIVNAVIKDDGKGFDPAVKKEGSFGLVGMKERINMLDGRLSIDSKPGKGTLIMVQVPVKPPANNRVAEV, from the coding sequence ATGAGTTCCGTTCGTTCAATAGAAGTTATTTTAGAAAAAATGATGGATATGGTCGGAAGCAGTAAAGTAGAAATATTTGAAATAGGAGAAGAATCTCGTCATGAATACCAGACACTAAAAAAAGAATTATCACAAATTCAAGAAAAAGTCGTGCAATTAATCGAACAATCTGAAAAGACAGAGCTTCATTCACGATTTGCAAGAAACAGGCTGGCAGAAGTAAGCAAGCATTTTGCCAGTTACAGTGATGAAGAAGTTCGTGAAGCTTATGAGCAAGCTAATGATTATCAAGTGAAGCTAGCCCTCTTGCACCAAGAGGAAAAACAATTACGTGATCGAAGAGATCACATCGAGCGTCGGCTTATGAAGCTTGGGGAAACAATGGAGCGGGCCGATCACTTAATTAATCAAATTAATGTAGTGATCAATTATTTAACTGGAGACTTGCAACAAGTATCTGATATTATAGCCGATGCTGAAGAAATGCAGCAATTCGGATTGAAAATCATTCAAGCTCAGGAAGAAGAACGAAAGAAAATCTCCCGTGAAATCCATGATGGGCCAGCTCAAACGATGGCGAATGTGATGCTAAGATCTGAGCTCGTCGAAAAAGTACTTGATCAAGATGGGGTAGAGAAAGCTAGGGTAGAAATTCATGATTTGAGACGGATGGTTAAAAACTCGTTGAGTGAAGTTCGTAGAATTATTTATGATCTTCGACCGATGACACTTGATGATCTTGGACTTGTGCCAACATTAACAAAGTATCTGAGAAATGCAGAAGAACATACAGGTGTGTCTATTACATTCCAAAGATTAGGGAAAGACCAGCGTCTTCCTTCAGAAATGGAAGTGGCGATTTTCCGTTTTATACAAGAAGCGGTCCAAAATGCATGCAAACATGCAGAGGCAACAGAAATAGTCGTGAAGATGGAAATGAAAAAAGATATCGTAAATGCTGTTATTAAAGATGATGGTAAAGGGTTTGATCCTGCGGTAAAAAAAGAAGGCAGCTTTGGACTCGTTGGTATGAAAGAACGAATAAATATGCTAGATGGACGCTTAAGTATTGACTCTAAACCGGGAAAAGGAACGCTGATTATGGTACAAGTACCGGTTAAACCACCAGCAAATAATCGAGTTGCTGAAGTGTAA